In a genomic window of Streptomyces koelreuteriae:
- a CDS encoding RNA polymerase sigma factor SigF: MTTTVHAVAETATGLPEIADPSKVAPKDARELSKLFFDQLAVLEEGTPEYQYARNTLIEMNMSLVRYAAGRFRSRGPGEMEDIVQVGMIGLIKAIDRFELTREVEFTSFAVPYIVGEIKRFFRDTSWAVHVPRRLQEARAQLTRATEELRSRLGRTPTTKELAELMCLPEEEVREARLASNGYNSSSLDAAINTGQDGETVLADFIGAEDTALELVEDFHALAPMIAELDERDRQILHWRFVEELTQKEIGERLGYSQMHVSRLVSRLLARLREGMLTDA; the protein is encoded by the coding sequence ATGACGACAACCGTGCACGCTGTCGCTGAGACCGCCACCGGCCTGCCGGAGATAGCGGACCCCTCGAAGGTGGCGCCCAAGGACGCACGGGAGTTGTCGAAGCTGTTCTTCGACCAGCTCGCCGTACTGGAGGAGGGCACTCCCGAGTACCAGTACGCGCGCAACACGCTGATCGAGATGAACATGTCCCTCGTCCGCTACGCGGCCGGCCGGTTCCGCAGCCGCGGTCCGGGCGAGATGGAGGACATCGTCCAGGTCGGCATGATCGGCCTGATCAAGGCCATCGACCGGTTCGAGCTGACCCGCGAGGTCGAGTTCACCTCCTTCGCCGTGCCGTACATCGTCGGCGAGATCAAGCGGTTCTTCCGCGACACCTCCTGGGCCGTGCACGTGCCCCGGCGTCTGCAGGAGGCGCGTGCCCAGCTGACCCGCGCCACCGAGGAACTCCGCAGCAGGCTGGGCCGCACGCCGACCACCAAGGAACTGGCCGAGCTGATGTGCCTGCCGGAGGAGGAGGTCCGCGAGGCCCGGCTGGCCTCCAACGGCTACAACTCCTCCTCCCTGGACGCGGCCATCAACACCGGCCAGGACGGTGAAACGGTCCTGGCCGACTTCATCGGCGCCGAGGACACCGCCCTCGAACTGGTCGAGGACTTCCACGCCCTGGCCCCGATGATCGCCGAACTCGACGAACGCGACCGGCAGATCCTGCACTGGCGCTTTGTCGAGGAACTCACCCAGAAGGAGATCGGCGAACGCCTCGGCTACTCGCAGATGCACGTCTCGCGTCTGGTCTCCCGCCTGCTGGCCCGCCTGCGCGAAGGCATGCTCACCGACGCGTGA
- a CDS encoding AraC-like ligand-binding domain-containing protein, which translates to MLNETVFRSDDVPAADRFDCWRELVSRTHAPLELRSDHRADFRASQRVLDLGAVSVWPTTFQPVCFRRSPKLIRQSDPEGLHVSLPLSGALRTVRDEEESEYGPDSLCVVDTSRTVDVHGGDGSLPHTGVGLEVPKALLPLPRNRLNHVTGLHLSVREGFGSLLRQLLTQLARGTDAYQPSDGPRLGSVAVDLLSALFAQALETENALPPETRQQTLVLRIRAFVRDHLHDPNLNPAAIAAAHHISRSYLYRLFAHEEQSIAAWIRTQRLDHARRDLADPALATTPIHAIAARWGFPRPADFTRAFRSAYGIPPRDYRQKTHLRLPE; encoded by the coding sequence ATGCTGAACGAGACGGTGTTCCGGAGCGACGACGTGCCGGCGGCGGACCGGTTCGACTGCTGGCGCGAGTTGGTCAGCCGGACCCATGCTCCGCTCGAATTGCGCAGCGACCACCGGGCGGACTTCCGGGCCTCTCAACGTGTGCTGGACCTCGGTGCCGTGTCCGTGTGGCCCACCACGTTCCAGCCGGTGTGCTTCCGGCGCTCGCCGAAGCTGATCCGGCAGTCCGACCCCGAGGGCCTGCACGTGTCGCTGCCGTTGAGCGGGGCGCTGCGCACCGTGCGGGACGAGGAGGAGTCCGAGTACGGCCCCGACAGCCTGTGCGTCGTCGACACGTCGCGCACCGTCGACGTCCACGGCGGCGACGGCTCGCTCCCCCATACGGGAGTAGGCCTTGAGGTCCCGAAGGCGCTGCTGCCCCTGCCACGGAACCGGCTGAACCACGTGACCGGTCTGCACCTGTCGGTCCGGGAAGGATTCGGCTCCCTGCTGAGACAACTCCTCACACAGCTCGCACGAGGCACCGACGCCTACCAGCCCTCCGACGGACCGCGGCTCGGGTCCGTGGCGGTCGACCTGCTGTCGGCGCTCTTCGCCCAAGCCCTCGAAACGGAGAACGCCCTCCCACCGGAAACCCGACAGCAGACACTCGTCCTGCGCATCCGTGCCTTCGTACGGGACCACCTCCACGACCCGAACCTGAACCCCGCCGCCATCGCCGCCGCGCACCACATATCCCGCAGCTACCTGTACCGACTCTTCGCGCACGAAGAGCAGTCCATCGCCGCCTGGATCCGCACACAACGCCTGGACCACGCCCGCCGCGACCTCGCGGACCCCGCCCTCGCCACCACCCCCATCCACGCCATCGCCGCCCGCTGGGGCTTCCCCCGCCCCGCCGACTTCACCCGCGCCTTCCGCTCCGCCTACGGCATCCCCCCGAGGGACTACCGCCAGAAAACCCACCTGCGCCTCCCCGAGTAG
- a CDS encoding polysaccharide deacetylase family protein → MARHGGGRGWYGKVVGAALGVTMLATGASVWTAQAGATGGSAPNASASAAPGGDVEPVAAGIAHASDKGARGVNITIDDGPDPVWTPEVLDVLREYGVKATFCMVGTQAQAHPDLVKKVVAAGHRLCDHSVSHDTTMDKKSEAYQSRQILDAERMITKASGGVRPMYYRAPGGAFTPYSRKLAASRGMRPLGWNVDSKDFERPGTDAMVATVERELSNGPTILFHDAGGERSQTVEALRRILPWLKEQGYSCGFPVR, encoded by the coding sequence ATGGCGCGGCACGGCGGCGGGCGGGGCTGGTACGGCAAGGTGGTCGGGGCGGCGCTCGGGGTGACGATGCTCGCCACCGGTGCGTCGGTGTGGACCGCGCAGGCCGGTGCCACGGGCGGCTCGGCGCCGAATGCGAGCGCATCGGCCGCCCCCGGCGGTGACGTCGAGCCGGTCGCGGCGGGCATCGCGCACGCCTCGGACAAGGGAGCGCGCGGTGTCAACATCACCATCGACGACGGCCCCGACCCTGTGTGGACCCCCGAAGTGCTCGACGTGCTGCGGGAGTACGGGGTGAAGGCCACGTTCTGCATGGTGGGGACGCAGGCACAGGCCCACCCGGACCTGGTGAAGAAGGTCGTCGCGGCCGGGCACCGGCTGTGCGACCACTCGGTGTCGCACGACACCACCATGGACAAGAAGTCCGAGGCCTACCAGTCGCGGCAGATCCTCGACGCCGAACGCATGATCACCAAGGCGTCCGGGGGCGTACGGCCGATGTACTACCGGGCGCCCGGCGGGGCCTTCACCCCCTACAGCCGCAAGCTGGCCGCCTCCCGGGGCATGCGCCCGCTGGGCTGGAACGTCGACTCCAAGGACTTCGAGCGGCCGGGCACGGACGCCATGGTCGCCACCGTCGAGCGGGAGTTGTCCAACGGGCCGACGATCCTCTTCCACGACGCGGGCGGCGAACGCTCCCAGACCGTCGAGGCCCTGCGCCGGATCCTCCCCTGGCTCAAGGAGCAGGGCTACTCCTGCGGCTTCCCGGTGCGCTGA
- a CDS encoding 4-hydroxybenzoate 3-monooxygenase, whose protein sequence is MTDRQTRSTADVVVLGAGPAGLVLGNLLQERGVDCVVLERAERGHVQTRARAGFLAANTVRILERHGLAEGLRRRGRAHSVCEFRSADGRFRLDYGGLGLGERHTVYPQQQLVTDLLTRFLVGGGRVEFGTEAVAVCDADTERPSVSVREAEGRPGRWRARYVAGCDGRYGAARRSLPDGSVRRYHCDHGVSWLGLLAEAPPSLDAVGYAVHERGFAGHMARTSEITRYYLQCERGTAADAWSEERIWDELELRMRGAEYGPLRRGRIARRGVVDLESDVLEPLRHGALFLAGDAAGLISPCAAKGANLAVLEAEILADALVDDLLHGDSAGLDAYSARCLAHIWRAQEFSDWMIRLLHSPSGAPEGPSPFHDSLRRSRIASLRTSRSHQDWFAEHYVGV, encoded by the coding sequence GTGACAGACAGGCAGACCCGGAGCACGGCCGACGTGGTCGTCCTCGGGGCCGGACCGGCCGGGCTCGTGCTCGGGAATCTTCTTCAGGAGCGAGGGGTCGACTGCGTCGTCCTGGAGCGCGCCGAGCGGGGTCACGTCCAGACGCGGGCGCGTGCCGGGTTCCTGGCGGCCAACACCGTGCGGATCCTGGAGCGGCACGGGCTGGCCGAGGGGCTGCGGCGGCGGGGGCGGGCGCACAGTGTGTGTGAGTTCCGCAGCGCGGACGGCCGGTTCCGGCTGGACTACGGGGGGCTCGGGCTCGGGGAGCGGCACACCGTCTATCCCCAACAGCAGCTCGTCACCGATCTGTTGACGCGGTTCCTCGTCGGCGGTGGACGTGTCGAGTTCGGCACCGAGGCCGTGGCCGTATGCGACGCCGACACCGAGCGGCCCTCCGTGAGCGTGCGCGAGGCGGAAGGGCGGCCCGGGCGGTGGCGGGCGCGGTACGTGGCGGGGTGTGACGGGCGGTACGGCGCGGCCCGGCGGTCGCTGCCGGACGGCTCGGTGCGCCGGTACCACTGCGACCACGGCGTGAGCTGGCTCGGACTGCTCGCCGAGGCGCCGCCCAGTCTCGACGCGGTCGGGTACGCCGTGCACGAGCGGGGATTCGCCGGGCACATGGCGCGGACCAGCGAGATCACCCGGTACTACCTGCAGTGCGAGCGCGGTACGGCGGCCGACGCCTGGTCCGAGGAGCGGATCTGGGACGAGCTGGAGCTGCGGATGCGGGGCGCGGAGTACGGTCCGCTGCGGCGGGGCCGGATCGCGCGGCGGGGCGTCGTCGACCTGGAGTCCGATGTCCTCGAACCACTGCGGCACGGTGCGCTGTTCCTCGCCGGCGACGCCGCCGGTCTCATCAGCCCCTGCGCGGCCAAGGGCGCCAATCTCGCGGTCCTGGAGGCCGAGATCCTCGCCGACGCCCTGGTCGACGATCTCCTCCACGGCGACTCCGCGGGGCTCGACGCCTACTCCGCGCGGTGCCTGGCCCACATCTGGCGTGCGCAGGAGTTCTCGGACTGGATGATCCGGTTGCTGCACAGTCCGTCCGGTGCGCCGGAGGGCCCCTCGCCGTTCCATGACTCGCTGCGGCGCTCCCGCATCGCCTCGCTGCGTACGTCGCGCAGCCACCAGGACTGGTTCGCCGAGCACTACGTCGGTGTCTGA
- a CDS encoding methyltransferase: MITTLSGDTSRLLATVDFVKEQDTAALLPLLFPGLDGPELRSLVEHCRFSHAALLVFPSDETELRAMLADCGLVADLPGRPSVVVRERLAVRHRRPAAELDVGILRPDVAGADGEHRTVEVFALTVPPGSGLEEIAACERERQHEAHVAFEVVAPDPLVLRGLASTFARYGAVPDGGGYNPHENGTVFYFGASAEAKAGYRRLELYVPGDHRDLLADHLDGHRARQPAETLLRLLTGAWTTQALATFAQLRVPDAMDGERAVGVEELARTVGARPGKLATLLRYLAMLGAVEEGHDGFRLTEPGALLRDGVPGSMRALALMYGGPFYESFAALGHTVRTGEVAFEHVFGENHFDHFARDPELAELFDQSMAAGSAMFDPLPTHPALTAAAEAPAGGTVVDIAGGNGELLGRVLAAHPRLHGVLLERPHAVEAARLRLEEAGHGTRCAFVTGDFADVPAGGDVYVLSRVLHDWDDERCREILRHCARAMPEHADLLVVERVLPSDGSVSLATAWDVHMMCNVGGRERQAGHYGRLFADAGLALVGRAPLPLDGNVLHVRKARPTSAG, translated from the coding sequence ATGATCACGACGTTGTCGGGCGACACGTCCCGCCTGCTCGCGACGGTCGACTTCGTCAAGGAGCAGGACACCGCCGCCCTGCTCCCGCTCCTGTTCCCCGGGCTCGACGGTCCGGAGCTGCGGTCGCTCGTGGAGCACTGCCGCTTCTCCCATGCCGCGCTGCTCGTCTTTCCTTCGGACGAGACGGAGTTGCGCGCCATGCTCGCCGACTGCGGGCTCGTCGCGGACCTGCCGGGGCGGCCGAGTGTCGTCGTACGCGAGCGACTGGCCGTACGGCATCGGCGGCCCGCCGCCGAGCTGGACGTCGGGATCCTGCGGCCCGATGTGGCCGGGGCGGACGGGGAGCACCGTACGGTCGAGGTGTTCGCGCTGACCGTGCCGCCGGGGTCGGGGCTGGAGGAGATCGCCGCGTGCGAGCGGGAGCGGCAGCACGAGGCGCATGTCGCCTTCGAGGTCGTGGCGCCCGATCCGCTGGTGCTGCGCGGCCTCGCCTCGACGTTCGCGCGCTACGGTGCCGTCCCGGACGGCGGCGGCTACAACCCGCACGAGAACGGCACGGTCTTCTACTTCGGCGCGTCCGCCGAGGCCAAGGCCGGGTACCGGCGCCTGGAGCTGTACGTCCCCGGCGACCACCGCGACCTGCTCGCCGACCACCTCGACGGGCATCGCGCACGGCAGCCCGCCGAAACGCTCCTGCGGCTGCTGACCGGGGCGTGGACGACCCAGGCGCTGGCCACGTTCGCTCAGCTCCGGGTGCCCGACGCCATGGACGGCGAGCGAGCCGTCGGTGTCGAGGAACTGGCGCGGACCGTCGGCGCGCGGCCGGGGAAGCTGGCGACGCTGCTGCGCTATCTCGCGATGCTGGGCGCGGTGGAGGAGGGGCATGACGGTTTCCGGCTCACCGAGCCGGGCGCGCTGCTGCGTGACGGCGTCCCGGGGTCGATGCGGGCGCTGGCGCTGATGTACGGCGGCCCGTTCTACGAGTCCTTCGCCGCGCTCGGGCACACCGTACGCACGGGAGAGGTCGCCTTCGAGCACGTCTTCGGCGAGAACCACTTCGACCATTTCGCCCGCGACCCCGAACTCGCCGAACTCTTCGACCAGTCCATGGCCGCCGGGTCCGCCATGTTCGACCCGCTCCCCACGCATCCGGCGCTCACCGCCGCGGCCGAGGCACCCGCCGGGGGCACGGTCGTGGACATCGCGGGCGGCAACGGGGAGCTGCTCGGCCGCGTCCTCGCCGCGCACCCGCGTCTGCACGGGGTCCTGCTGGAGCGTCCGCACGCCGTCGAAGCCGCCCGCCTGCGGCTGGAGGAGGCCGGTCACGGTACGCGGTGCGCCTTTGTGACCGGCGACTTCGCCGACGTGCCCGCGGGCGGTGACGTCTACGTCCTGTCCCGCGTCCTGCACGACTGGGACGACGAGCGCTGCCGCGAGATCCTGCGGCACTGCGCCCGCGCGATGCCCGAGCACGCCGATCTGCTCGTCGTCGAGCGTGTCCTGCCCTCCGACGGCTCGGTGTCGCTGGCGACCGCCTGGGACGTCCACATGATGTGCAACGTCGGCGGGCGCGAACGGCAGGCCGGTCACTACGGCCGTCTTTTCGCCGACGCGGGGCTGGCCCTGGTGGGCCGGGCCCCGCTGCCCCTGGACGGCAATGTGCTGCACGTCAGGAAGGCCCGGCCCACCTCGGCGGGGTGA
- a CDS encoding DUF2848 domain-containing protein, whose amino-acid sequence MAVLTFELPDGSTREVDVVQVLNAGYAGRSQEDVAAHVAELAELGVPGPSVTPALYPVSPYLAQQTDRVHAQHARTSGEAEWALVVADGGELLLTAACDHTDRDLEVHGVAWSKNAGPDVLARRAWRLADVESRLDDLTLRAWVTHGDQPTEIQHGTLAELLAPAYWVDVLRSRDALTPGTVLISGTIPMTPGVDQFAEGWSVELADPATGDTIRLDYDVQPMPAPIG is encoded by the coding sequence ATGGCCGTGCTGACCTTCGAACTGCCCGACGGATCGACGCGCGAGGTCGACGTCGTCCAGGTCCTCAACGCCGGATACGCCGGACGCAGCCAGGAGGACGTCGCCGCCCACGTCGCGGAACTCGCCGAGCTGGGCGTGCCCGGCCCGTCCGTGACGCCCGCCCTCTACCCCGTCTCCCCCTACCTCGCCCAGCAGACCGACCGGGTCCACGCGCAGCACGCGCGCACCTCAGGCGAGGCGGAGTGGGCGCTCGTCGTGGCGGACGGCGGGGAGCTGCTGCTGACCGCCGCCTGCGACCACACTGACCGTGACCTGGAGGTGCACGGCGTGGCCTGGAGCAAGAACGCGGGACCCGATGTCCTCGCCCGCCGGGCCTGGCGGCTGGCCGACGTGGAGTCCCGCCTCGACGATCTCACCCTGCGCGCCTGGGTCACCCACGGCGATCAGCCGACGGAGATCCAGCACGGCACCCTCGCCGAGCTCCTCGCCCCCGCCTACTGGGTCGACGTCCTGCGCTCACGCGACGCGCTCACGCCCGGCACCGTCCTGATCTCCGGCACCATCCCCATGACCCCCGGCGTCGACCAGTTCGCCGAGGGCTGGAGCGTGGAGCTCGCCGACCCCGCCACCGGAGACACGATCCGCCTCGACTACGACGTCCAGCCGATGCCGGCCCCCATCGGCTGA
- a CDS encoding MFS transporter produces the protein MSDTPKDVAKASARHSGVRRAFVASLTGTALEWYDFAVYSAAAALVFGDLFFPSEDPLTGTLLAFSTYAVGYVSRPLGGFVFGRLGDVIGRKKVLIATLVLIGAATFLIGVLPTYATAGVVAPIALVVLRFAQGVGVGGEWGGAVLLSSEFGDPRRRGFYASAAQVGPPAGNLLANGVLAALGALLTEAQFESWGWRVAFLFSGVLVGFGLWIRAKLEETPVFKAMEAEHSRPEAPIREVFTTQPRALLAAILCRVGPDVLYAMFTVFVLTYATKELGMSQGSALAAVLIGSSIQVFLMPLAGALSDRVNRRLLYGAASVAAGVWPFVFFPMIGGGTWLPLATGVVVGLVIHCCLYGPQAAFITEQFEPRLRSTGSSLAYTLAGIIGGAIAPLLFTSLLSAYGTWGPLAVYIALASGISLVGVWLGRDPEAAVDEDAALAAPKTPQPADATRL, from the coding sequence ATGTCCGACACCCCGAAGGACGTCGCGAAGGCGTCCGCTCGGCACTCCGGCGTCCGCCGGGCCTTCGTCGCGAGCCTCACCGGCACCGCGCTGGAGTGGTACGACTTCGCCGTCTACTCCGCCGCGGCCGCCCTGGTCTTCGGCGACCTGTTCTTCCCTTCGGAGGACCCGCTCACCGGCACGCTCCTGGCCTTCTCCACCTACGCGGTCGGCTATGTGTCCCGCCCGCTCGGCGGGTTCGTCTTCGGCCGCCTCGGTGATGTGATCGGCCGCAAGAAGGTGCTGATCGCCACACTTGTGCTCATCGGCGCGGCGACGTTCCTGATCGGCGTCCTGCCCACCTACGCGACGGCCGGTGTCGTCGCCCCGATCGCCCTGGTCGTGCTGCGCTTCGCGCAGGGCGTCGGCGTCGGCGGCGAGTGGGGCGGTGCCGTACTGCTGTCCAGCGAGTTCGGGGATCCACGCCGCCGCGGCTTCTACGCCTCCGCCGCCCAGGTCGGCCCGCCCGCCGGAAACCTGCTGGCCAACGGCGTCCTCGCCGCCCTCGGGGCGCTGCTCACCGAGGCGCAGTTCGAGTCGTGGGGCTGGCGTGTGGCGTTCCTGTTCTCCGGCGTCCTCGTCGGGTTCGGGCTGTGGATCCGGGCGAAGCTGGAGGAGACCCCGGTGTTCAAGGCGATGGAGGCCGAGCACTCCCGGCCCGAGGCGCCGATCCGCGAGGTGTTCACCACCCAGCCCCGCGCCCTGCTGGCCGCGATCCTGTGCCGCGTCGGCCCCGACGTGCTGTACGCGATGTTCACCGTCTTCGTCCTGACGTACGCCACCAAGGAACTCGGCATGTCCCAGGGCTCCGCCCTCGCGGCCGTGCTCATCGGCTCCTCGATCCAGGTCTTCCTGATGCCACTGGCCGGCGCCCTGTCCGACCGGGTCAACCGGCGGCTGCTGTACGGCGCCGCCTCGGTGGCCGCCGGGGTGTGGCCCTTCGTGTTCTTCCCGATGATCGGCGGCGGCACCTGGCTGCCGCTCGCCACGGGGGTCGTCGTGGGCCTGGTGATCCACTGTTGCCTGTACGGCCCGCAGGCCGCCTTCATCACCGAGCAGTTCGAGCCCCGGCTGCGCTCCACCGGCTCGTCCCTGGCCTACACCCTGGCCGGGATCATCGGCGGCGCCATCGCCCCACTGCTGTTCACCAGCCTGCTGAGCGCCTACGGCACCTGGGGGCCGCTGGCCGTGTACATCGCCCTCGCGTCGGGCATCTCCCTCGTCGGCGTCTGGCTGGGGCGCGACCCGGAGGCCGCCGTCGACGAGGACGCCGCGCTCGCCGCGCCGAAGACGCCGCAGCCGGCCGACGCCACCCGTCTCTGA
- a CDS encoding carbon-nitrogen hydrolase family protein, translating into MRIALSQLTTGPDPEKNLLLIEEWTRRAADAGARVVVFPEASMACFGTPLAPLAEPLDGPWADGVRRIARDTGTVVVAGMFTPAAGDRVVNTLLATGPGVEASYDKIHLYDAFGFRESDTVAAGSAPTVIDVDGVRLGLATCYDVRFPELFRAHADAGAVATLLTASWGAGPGKVDQWELLVRARALDATVWLAAVDQAEPGPGSAPGSAPTGIGHSLVAGPDGTVRHALGAEPELLVADLDADEVAAVRQRISVLANRRPELWG; encoded by the coding sequence GTGCGCATCGCCCTGAGCCAGCTCACCACCGGCCCCGACCCGGAGAAGAACCTCCTGCTCATCGAGGAGTGGACCCGGCGGGCGGCGGACGCGGGAGCCCGTGTCGTCGTCTTCCCGGAGGCGTCGATGGCCTGCTTCGGCACCCCACTGGCACCGCTCGCCGAGCCCCTGGACGGACCGTGGGCCGACGGCGTACGCCGGATCGCCCGCGACACCGGCACGGTCGTCGTGGCCGGCATGTTCACCCCGGCGGCAGGGGACCGGGTGGTCAACACCCTGCTCGCCACCGGGCCCGGGGTGGAGGCGTCGTACGACAAGATCCACCTCTACGACGCCTTCGGCTTCCGTGAGTCCGACACCGTCGCCGCGGGCTCGGCCCCGACGGTCATCGACGTGGACGGCGTACGGCTGGGCCTGGCCACCTGCTACGACGTCCGCTTCCCGGAGCTGTTCCGGGCGCACGCCGACGCGGGAGCCGTCGCGACCCTGCTGACCGCCTCCTGGGGCGCGGGGCCGGGGAAGGTGGATCAGTGGGAGCTGCTGGTGCGGGCCCGGGCGCTGGACGCGACCGTGTGGCTCGCCGCCGTCGACCAGGCCGAGCCGGGCCCCGGTTCCGCCCCGGGTTCCGCGCCCACGGGGATCGGGCACAGCCTCGTCGCCGGACCCGACGGGACCGTACGGCACGCGCTGGGCGCCGAGCCGGAGCTGCTGGTGGCGGACCTGGACGCCGACGAGGTCGCCGCGGTGCGGCAGCGGATCTCCGTGCTGGCGAACCGGCGCCCGGAGCTGTGGGGATGA
- a CDS encoding cupin domain-containing protein — MSKPELEFHLPDGPWRAPAGAGPGVEERVLADDPEHGSRTALVRWAPGTDTSADGVARHDFWEEVYLVEGALHDLTLGRTFTAGMYACRPPGMPHGPWTSPDGVTMLVITYPDSP, encoded by the coding sequence ATGAGCAAGCCCGAGCTGGAGTTCCACCTCCCCGACGGTCCCTGGCGGGCCCCGGCCGGTGCCGGGCCGGGGGTCGAGGAGCGGGTGCTGGCCGACGACCCGGAGCACGGATCCCGTACGGCGCTCGTCCGCTGGGCGCCGGGCACGGACACCTCGGCGGACGGCGTGGCCCGCCACGACTTCTGGGAGGAGGTCTACCTCGTCGAGGGAGCGCTGCACGACCTGACGCTCGGCCGGACCTTCACGGCGGGCATGTACGCCTGCCGCCCGCCCGGGATGCCGCACGGGCCGTGGACGTCCCCGGACGGGGTCACCATGCTGGTGATCACCTACCCGGACTCGCCCTAG
- a CDS encoding GntR family transcriptional regulator, giving the protein MRELGAAVKSGREKAYAYLKDTVLTNPGMQGAFLSEQELADRIGVSRTPIREALLQLAAEDLVELVPKRGARVSPLTGREIRELMELRGIVERYAAQELVSGGGAPVAELRSLLERQRELTGADQAKEFIDVDHRFHAALVSAVGNALLDRHYEGLRSRQVRTGVVALFNQQGRQEAVLGEHEAILDALEAGDAQAACAAIDHHLESTLKVLLAG; this is encoded by the coding sequence ATGCGAGAGCTGGGGGCTGCCGTGAAGTCCGGTCGGGAGAAGGCGTACGCGTATCTCAAGGACACGGTGCTGACGAATCCCGGGATGCAGGGTGCGTTTCTGTCGGAGCAGGAGCTGGCGGACCGGATCGGTGTCTCGCGGACGCCCATCAGGGAAGCGCTGCTGCAGCTCGCCGCCGAGGATCTCGTCGAGCTGGTGCCCAAGCGGGGTGCCCGCGTGTCCCCGCTCACGGGGCGGGAGATCCGTGAGCTGATGGAGCTGCGGGGCATCGTCGAGCGGTACGCCGCCCAGGAGCTGGTCTCCGGTGGGGGAGCGCCGGTGGCCGAGCTGCGGTCGCTGCTGGAGCGGCAGCGTGAGCTCACCGGTGCCGACCAGGCCAAGGAGTTCATCGACGTGGACCACCGCTTCCACGCGGCCCTGGTCTCCGCCGTCGGCAACGCCCTCCTCGACCGGCACTACGAGGGCCTGCGCAGCCGCCAGGTCCGTACCGGAGTCGTCGCCCTCTTCAACCAGCAGGGACGCCAGGAAGCGGTGCTGGGGGAGCACGAGGCGATCCTCGACGCCCTGGAGGCGGGTGACGCGCAGGCCGCCTGTGCCGCCATCGACCACCACCTGGAGTCGACGCTGAAGGTGCTGCTCGCGGGCTAG
- a CDS encoding PIN domain-containing protein has protein sequence MIIVIADTSGLLAALDSTHPEHGAANEAIMAAGLLVMSPLLLAEFDHVATRELGRQAAVSAVDDLRRWMSRGRVVLPEITEDHLGAAQSVRGRYGALDLDLADAVNVALAADYDTDAILTLDRCHFRAVRPLGRHKTFRVLPDDLPL, from the coding sequence GTGATCATCGTCATCGCGGACACCTCCGGGCTCCTGGCCGCACTCGACTCGACGCACCCCGAGCACGGGGCGGCCAACGAGGCGATCATGGCGGCCGGTCTTCTGGTCATGTCCCCCCTCCTGCTGGCGGAATTCGACCACGTGGCCACGCGCGAGCTCGGCAGACAGGCCGCCGTCAGCGCTGTCGACGATCTCCGACGCTGGATGAGCCGGGGCCGCGTCGTCCTGCCCGAGATCACGGAGGATCACCTGGGCGCCGCCCAATCCGTTCGAGGCCGCTACGGAGCGCTCGACCTGGACCTCGCCGACGCGGTGAACGTGGCTCTCGCCGCCGACTACGACACCGACGCGATCCTCACCCTCGACCGCTGTCACTTCCGGGCCGTACGGCCCTTGGGCCGGCACAAGACGTTCCGCGTCCTTCCCGACGACCTCCCGCTCTGA
- a CDS encoding ribbon-helix-helix domain-containing protein, giving the protein MSMKRTNVYADPEDLAIIKEAAKRRGISEAEIIRQGIHLAAMANRVWDEPLFSRTFEGSGRTSSRTEVRDAVADAVRSETDSGTAT; this is encoded by the coding sequence ATGTCCATGAAGCGCACGAACGTCTACGCCGACCCCGAGGACCTGGCGATCATCAAGGAGGCGGCCAAGCGGCGGGGCATAAGCGAGGCCGAGATCATCCGCCAGGGCATCCATCTCGCGGCCATGGCGAACCGCGTCTGGGACGAGCCGCTGTTCTCGCGCACCTTCGAGGGCTCGGGGCGTACATCGTCCAGGACCGAGGTCCGCGACGCGGTCGCCGACGCGGTCCGCAGTGAGACGGACTCCGGAACCGCCACGTGA
- a CDS encoding glutaredoxin domain-containing protein, with the protein MSEETGGVVIYWRPLCTYCMKLLTQLRFTRLRYTKVNIWRNPDAAAFVRSVAGGNEKVPTVTVAGRAMVNPSKRELLEAVEAYAPHLLRENG; encoded by the coding sequence GTGTCCGAGGAGACTGGTGGGGTCGTCATCTACTGGCGTCCCCTGTGTACGTACTGCATGAAGCTGCTGACGCAACTCCGCTTCACCCGGCTCCGATACACCAAGGTCAACATCTGGCGGAACCCGGACGCGGCGGCGTTCGTGCGGTCGGTCGCCGGGGGGAACGAGAAGGTGCCCACGGTGACCGTGGCCGGGCGGGCCATGGTGAATCCCTCGAAGCGGGAGCTTCTGGAGGCGGTCGAGGCCTACGCGCCGCATCTGTTGCGCGAGAACGGCTGA